One genomic region from Epinephelus moara isolate mb chromosome 8, YSFRI_EMoa_1.0, whole genome shotgun sequence encodes:
- the zgc:101858 gene encoding 3-oxoacyl-[acyl-carrier-protein] reductase FabG, whose amino-acid sequence MASDDAFKVSSLKGKVTLITGASSGIGAGTSVLFAKLGALLALNGRDVENLKKIAKQCTDCGAAEPLLVPGDLTDEETVKKTVEQTIAHFGRLDVLVNSAGILAMGSIETTDLAQYDKVMNINVRSVYHLTQLCVPHLIKTKGSIVNVSSVNGQRSFAGVLAYCMSKSAIDQFTRCTALELACKQVRVNSVCPGVIITDVHKRAGLDEDQYAQFLAKCKQTHALGRPGEVDEVAQSIAFLASDAASFITGVNLPIDGGRHAMCPR is encoded by the exons ATGGCCTCAGACGATGCATTTAAA GTCTCTTCTCTGAAGGGGAAAGTGACCCTGATAACGGGTGCCAGCTCGGGTATCGGGGCAGGTACCAGCGTCCTGTTCGCCAAACTTGGAGCTCTGCTGGCTCTGAACGGCCGTGACGTGGAGAACCTCAAAAAGATAGCCAAACAGTGCACCGACTGTGGAGCTGCTGAG CCTTTGCTCGTTCCTGGGGACCTGACGGATGAAGAGACTGTGAAGAAGACAGTGGAGCAAACTATCGCTCACTTCGGCCGGCTGGATGTCCTCGTTAACAGCGCTGGTATCCTGGCCATGGGCAGCATCGAGACAACCGACCTGGCTCAGTATGACAAGGTCATGAACATCAATGTCAG ATCTGTGTACCACCTGACTCAACTCTGTGTGCCCCACCTGATCAAGACCAAAGGCTCCATCGTCAATGTATCCAGTGTCAATGGACAGAGATCA TTCGCTGGTGTGCTGGCCTATTGCATGTCCAAGTCCGCCATTGATCAGTTCACACGTTGTACAGCACTTG agcTGGCATGTAAGCAGGTCAGAGTGAACTCTGTCTG CCCTGGTGTGATCATCACAGACGTCCACAAGAGAGCAGGACTAGATGAGGACCAGTACGCCCAG TTTCTTGCCAAGTGTAAACAGACCCACGCCCTCGGTCGACCAGGGGAGGTGGACGAAGTGGCCCAAAGTATCGCCTTCCTGGCCTCCGACGCTGCCAGCTTCATTACTGGAGTCAACCTGCCCATTGACGGGGGCCGCCATGCCATGTGCCCAAGATAA
- the ppil3 gene encoding peptidyl-prolyl cis-trans isomerase-like 3 — MAVTLHTDLGDIKIELFCERTPRACENYLALCASGFYNGCVFHRNIKGFMVQTGDPTGTGKGGTSIWGRKFEDEYSEHLKHNVRGVVSMANNGPNTNGSQFFFTYAKQPHLDMKYTVFGKIIDGLETLDELEKLPVNEKTFRPLTETRIKDVTIHANPFAV, encoded by the exons ATG GCTGTTACACTTCACACGGATCTAGGAGACATTAAAATTGAATTGTTTTGTGAGCGGACACCGAGAGCATGTGAG AATTATCTTGCCTTGTGTGCCAGTGGGTTCTACAACGGCTGCGTCTTCCACCGAAATATTAAAGGTTTCATGGTTCAAACTGGAGATCCTACAG GCACAGGCAAAGGAGGAACAAGTATATGGGGTCGCAAATTTGAAGACGAGTACAGTGAACACCTAAAA catAATGTCAGAGGAGTGGTGTCAATGGCGAACAATGGCCCCAACACAAACGGCTCCCAGTTCTTCTTCACATACGCCAAACAGCCCCATCTGGACATGAAGTACACAGTGTTTGGAAA GATTATCGATGGCCTGGAAACACTGGACGAACTGGAGAAGCTGCCTGTCAATGAAAAGACGTTCCGACCACTGACTGAAACCAGAATAAAGGATGTGACCATTCATGCCAACCCTTTTGCTGTATAG
- the lrrc8ab gene encoding volume-regulated anion channel subunit LRRC8A, with translation MIPITELRYFVDTQPAYRILKPWWDVFTDYISIVMLMISVFGGTLQVTQDKMICLPCKWVVNETCKKNFNATLSASLFLEPRGIQYDLDRHQYNYVDAVCYENRLHWFAKYFPYLVLLHTLIFLACSNFWFKFPRTSSKLEHFVSILLKCFDSPWTTRALSETVVEESDPKPMKMNGSMDHKESVISEDVEASVPMLQRTKTRFEQGIVDRTETGVLDKKEGEQAKALFEKVKKFRIHVEEGDIVYRLYIRQTIIKVIKFILIICYTGYYVHDIKFSVDCSVNIESLTGYSVYRCAHPLATLFKILACFYISLVVVYGLICMYTLCWMLRRSLKKYSFESIREESSYSDIPDVKNDFAFMMHMIDQYDPLYSKRFAVFLSEVSENKLRQLNLNNEWTLDKLRQRITKNSQEKLELHLFMLSGIPDTVFDLMELEVLKLELIPDVTIPPIIAQLVNLREMWLYHTPAKIEAPALAFLRENLKSLHIKFTDIKEIPLWIYSLKNLSELHLTGNLSAENNRYIVIDGLRELKRLKVLRLKSNLTKLPQVVTDVGMHLQKLSINNEGTKLMVLNSLKKMVNLTELELIRCDLERIPHSIFSLHNLQEIDLKDNNLKTIEEIISFQHLHRLVCLKLWYNQIAYIPIQIGTLTNLEKLYLNRNKIEKIPSQLFYCRKLRFLDLSHNNLTYIPTDIGFLQNLQYLAVTANRIESLPNELFQCKKLRTLNLGNNCLQSLPSRFGELTGLTQLELRGNRLEGLPVELGECRQLKRTGLVVEEDLFNTLPTEVKEQLWKADKEQA, from the exons ATGATCCCCATCACTGAGCTGCGGTACTTTGTGGACACACAGCCGGCATACCGCATCCTGAAACCATGGTGGGATGTGTTCACCGACTACATCTCCATTGTTATGCTCATGATTTCAGTGTTCGGGGGGACACTGCAGGTCACTCAGGACAAGATGATCTGCCTGCCCTGCAAATGGGTGGTCAATGAGACCTGCAAAAAGAACTTCAACGCCACCCTCTCTGCATCGTTGTTCTTGGAACCCAGAGGGATCCAGTACGATCTGGACCGCCACCAGTACAACTATGTGGATGCGGTGTGCTACGAGAATAGATTGCACTGGTTTGCCAAGTATTTCCCTTATCTAGTATTACTTCACACCCTTATTTTCTTAGCCTGCAGCAACTTTTGGTTTAAGTTCCCACGGACTAGTTCCAAACTAGAGCACTTTGTATCCATCTTGCTGAAATGCTTTGACTCCCCATGGACAACTAGGGCACTGTCAGAGACAGTGGTTGAAGAGAGTGACCCAAAACCAATGAAAATGAACGGCTCGATGGACCACAAGGAGTCTGTTATCAGTGAGGATGTCGAAGCAAGTGTCCCCATGCTGCAAAGGACAAAGACACGCTTTGAGCAGGGCATTGTAGATAGAACAGAAACTGGGGTGTTGGACAAGAAAGAGGGCGAACAGGCAAAAGCCCTGTTTGAAAAAGTCAAAAAGTTCCGTATACACGTCGAAGAAGGAGACATTGTGTACAGGCTGTACATCCGTCAGACTATCATCAAAGTCATCAAGTTCATTTTGATAATCTGCTACACAGGGTATTACGTGCATGATATTAAATTCAGTGTTGACTGTTCGGTGAATATAGAAAGCCTGACAGGATACAGCGTGTACCGTTGTGCTCACCCATTGGCTACCCTTTTTAAAATCTTAGCCTGTTTCTACATTAGCTTAGTGGTGGTGTATGGTTTGATTTGCATGTACACACTTTGCTGGATGCTTCGGCGCTCTCTGAAGAAGTACTCCTTTGAGTCGATTCGGGAAGAGAGCAGCTACAGCGACATACCCGATGTGAAGAATGACTTTGCGTTCATGATGCACATGATAGATCAGTATGACCCTCTGTACTCGAAGCGCTTCGCCGTGTTCCTCTCAGAAGTGAGCGAAAACAAGCTGAGGCAGCTCAACCTCAACAACGAGTGGACACTGGACAAGCTCAGGCAGAGGATTACCAAGAACTCTCAGGAGAAGCTTGAGTTGCACCTTTTCATGCTGAGCGGCATCCCAGACACAGTATTTGACCTGATGGAGCTGGAGGTTCTGAAGCTGGAGCTGATCCCTGATGTTACCATCCCGCCCATCATCGCTCAACTGGTCAACCTGCGAGAGATGTGGCTTTACCACACACCAGCCAAAATCGAAGCTCCTGCTTTGGCGTTTTTGCGTGAGAACTTGAAGTCCCTGCACATCAAGTTCACTGACATCAAAGAGATTCCCTTATGGATTTACAGTCTGAAGAATCTCAGCGAGCTTCATCTGACAGGGAATCTCAGTGCGGAGAACAACCGTTACATTGTCATCGATGGACTCCGGGAGCTCAAGAGGCTCAAAGTTCTTCGTCTGAAGAGCAATCTCACCAAGCTACCTCAGGTGGTGACTGATGTGGGCATGCACCTCCAGAAGCTCTCCATCAATAACGAAGGCACCAAGCTGATGGTGCTCAACAGCCTAAAGAAGATGGTGAACCTGACAGAACTGGAGCTCATTCGCTGTGATCTCGAACGCATACCGCACTCAATCTTCAGCTTGCACAACTTGCAGGAGATTGATCTGAAGGACAACAACCTGAAGACCATTGAGGAGATCATCAGCTTCCAGCACCTTCATCGGCTTGTCTGCCTTAAGCTCTGGTACAACCAGATCGCCTATATTCCCATCCAGATTGGCACGCTGACCAACCTGGAGAAACTTTACCTGAACAGAAACAAGATCGAGAAGATCCCCAGCCAGTTGTTTTATTGCCGCAAGCTGCGCTTCCTGGACCTGAGCCATAACAACCTCACCTACATCCCCACAGACATTGGCTTCCTCCAGAATCTTCAGTATCTGGCAGTTACAGCCAACAGG ATTGAGAGCCTGCCTAATGAGCTGTTCCAGTGCAAGAAGCTTCGCACTTTGAACTTGGGGAACAATTGCCTGCAGTCTCTGCCGTCACGGTTTGGAGAGCTGACTGGGCTGACACAGCTAGAGCTGAGAGGAAACCGTCTGGAGGGTCTTCCCGTGGAGCTGGGCGAGTGCCGACAGCTAAAGAGGACCGGCCTTGTGGTGGAGGAGGACCTTTTCAACACCCTGCCCACGGAGGTCAAGGAACAGTTATGGAAAGCTGACAAAGAACAGGCTTGA
- the hscb gene encoding iron-sulfur cluster co-chaperone protein HscB, whose amino-acid sequence MLSLNSLRIGCSSRALLYPNWLMTKRQSVYKTVTCSAHCMTTGYLKNDTGNSNVNFKALGQERKLIYYTNSPRNYSTGQVKLNCWNCKLPLDQRPVFFCMSCKAVQPPDEEASYFKLMDCDYTFTLDTHKLQKRYLQLQRSLHPDNFSQKSVREQEYSESHSALVNKAYQTLLKPLSRGLYMLELEGMRIDDGTDSGADSEFLMELMEINEALDEAQTPEEANKIGQDTKGKLAVLTEEIDAALLKGELQAAKVLLAQMKYYANIEEKVKEKLSEFM is encoded by the exons ATGTTGTCTTTGAACTCTTTGCGGATTGGGTGCTCTTCCCGGGCTTTACTGTACCCAAACTGGCTAATGACGAAACGACAGTCTGTTTATAAAACTGTTACATGTTCAGCACATTGCATGACCACCGGCTACCTCAAAAATGACACAGGGAACAGCAACGTGAACTTTAAAGCGCTGGGACAAGAAAGGAAGCTAATTTACTACACTAATTCACCTCGGAATTACAGCACAGGTCAAGTTAAACTGAACTGCTGGAACTGCAAACTGCCTCTTGACCAAAGACCTGTATTCTTCTGTATGTCATGCAAAGCTGTTCAGCCTCCTGATGAAGAGGCATCCTACTTTAAGCTTATGGATTG TGACTACACattcacactggacacacacaagCTGCAGAAAAGATACCTGCAGCTCCAGCGGTCTCTACACCCAGACAACTTCAGCCAGAAATCTGTG AGAGAACAGGAGTATTCAGAAAGCCACTCAGCTCTTGTGAACAAAGCATACCAGACGCTGCTTAAGCCTTTGAGTCGTGGTCTTTATATG CTGGAGCTGGAGGGGATGCGTATAGATGATGGCACCGACTCCGGGGCTGATTCGGAATTTCTAATGGAGCTAATGGAGATCAATGAAGCCCTTGATGAAGCACAGACTCCAGAGGAAGCCAATAAGATTGGCCAAGACACAAAAG GGAAGCTGGCAGTCTTAACAGAGGAGATAGACGCTGCCCTTCTTAAAG gagAGCTTCAAGCCGCCAAAGTCCTGCTTGCCCAAATGAAATATTATGCAAACATTGAAGAGAAAGTGAAGGAAAAACTTTCTGAATTCATGTAA